Proteins encoded together in one Cyanobacterium sp. T60_A2020_053 window:
- a CDS encoding type II toxin-antitoxin system HicA family toxin: MPKKIRELKSLLKKAGFVYRTAKGSHTRWYHELLPEDPITISGSDGDDAQKYLEKQINQKLDKLKRIKEGK; encoded by the coding sequence ATGCCTAAAAAAATTCGAGAATTAAAAAGTTTACTAAAAAAAGCTGGTTTTGTGTATCGTACAGCTAAAGGTAGTCATACTCGTTGGTATCATGAACTATTACCGGAAGACCCAATTACTATATCAGGTAGTGATGGTGATGATGCTCAAAAATATTTGGAAAAACAAATTAATCAAAAGTTAGATAAATTAAAAAGAATAAAAGAGGGTAAGTAA